A genomic region of Burkholderia humptydooensis contains the following coding sequences:
- a CDS encoding hydrogenase 4 subunit F, whose amino-acid sequence MIDVYVLLASLGLPLVAGGCLALVRRQHVARALNVGFSFLTCAATLALAARTVANGPMYAVGKLFLVDPFNVFLVALTAFVGWTTSLFSNPYMRIEQDRGKMSDGRMRLYHCMYQLFIFAMLLALLTNNVGVLWVAMEAATLATVLLVSVYRTAASLEAAWKYFILCGVGIAQALFGTILLYLAAGRLLADGDALLWTSLNAVKTQLDPTIMSIAFVFLLVGYGTKVGLVPMHNWLPDAHAEGPTPISAVLSGLLLNVALYAVLRCKVLADGALGNALPGHLLVGFGLVSVLVASFSLFRQKDVKRLFSYSSIEHMGLMTFAFGLGGPVATFAGLLHMTVHSLVKSAIFFAVGHAAQKAHTQAIDGIRGLLQVSPTVGWGMMLGTLAILGMPPFGVFASEFLILTTAIAKLPWSAPFLLVALAAAFAAIFMRVQRMVFGESNVASLEHPPALLPVFVHLALGLMLGLYVPPYLATWYRQAAAMIAG is encoded by the coding sequence ATGATTGACGTCTACGTGCTGCTTGCGTCGCTCGGCCTTCCGCTCGTCGCGGGCGGATGCCTTGCGCTCGTGCGGCGGCAGCACGTCGCGCGCGCGCTGAACGTCGGCTTCAGCTTTCTCACGTGCGCGGCGACGCTCGCGCTCGCCGCGCGCACCGTCGCGAACGGGCCGATGTACGCGGTGGGGAAGCTTTTCCTCGTCGATCCGTTCAACGTGTTCCTCGTCGCGCTGACGGCGTTCGTCGGCTGGACGACGTCGCTGTTCTCGAATCCGTACATGCGCATCGAGCAGGACCGCGGCAAGATGAGCGACGGCCGGATGCGGCTCTATCACTGCATGTATCAGTTGTTCATCTTCGCGATGCTGCTCGCTCTGCTCACGAACAACGTCGGCGTGCTGTGGGTCGCGATGGAGGCGGCGACGCTCGCGACGGTGCTGCTCGTCAGCGTCTACCGGACCGCGGCGAGCCTCGAGGCCGCGTGGAAGTACTTCATCCTGTGCGGCGTCGGCATCGCGCAGGCGCTGTTCGGCACGATCCTCCTGTATCTCGCGGCGGGCCGGCTGCTCGCGGACGGCGACGCGCTGCTGTGGACGAGCCTGAACGCAGTCAAGACGCAGCTCGATCCGACGATCATGTCGATCGCATTCGTGTTCCTGCTCGTCGGCTACGGGACCAAGGTGGGGCTCGTGCCGATGCACAACTGGCTGCCCGACGCGCACGCCGAAGGCCCGACGCCGATCTCGGCGGTGCTCTCGGGGCTGCTGCTGAACGTCGCGCTGTACGCGGTGCTGCGCTGCAAGGTGCTCGCCGACGGCGCGCTCGGCAACGCGCTGCCCGGGCACCTGCTCGTCGGCTTCGGGCTCGTGTCGGTGCTCGTCGCGTCGTTCTCGCTGTTCCGGCAAAAGGACGTGAAGCGGCTGTTCTCGTATTCGTCGATCGAGCACATGGGCCTGATGACGTTCGCATTCGGCCTCGGCGGCCCGGTCGCGACGTTCGCGGGGCTGCTGCACATGACGGTTCACTCGCTCGTCAAGTCGGCGATTTTCTTCGCGGTCGGGCACGCGGCGCAGAAGGCGCACACGCAGGCGATCGACGGCATCCGCGGGCTCCTGCAGGTGAGCCCGACGGTCGGCTGGGGGATGATGCTCGGCACGCTCGCGATCCTCGGCATGCCGCCGTTCGGCGTGTTCGCGAGCGAATTCCTGATCCTGACGACGGCGATCGCGAAGCTCCCGTGGAGCGCACCGTTCCTGCTCGTCGCGCTCGCGGCGGCGTTCGCGGCGATCTTCATGCGCGTGCAGCGGATGGTGTTCGGCGAATCGAACGTCGCATCGCTCGAGCATCCGCCGGCGCTGCTGCCGGTGTTCGTTCACCTCGCCCTCGGCTTGATGCTCGGGCTCTACGTGCCGCCGTATCTCGCGACCTGGTATCGGCAGGCGGCGGCGATGATCGCGGGGTAG
- a CDS encoding hydrogenase large subunit, whose translation MRTDSFQIPGQTRVASAAGQARVVFASVDADAWTRAAETICEAGGRLVTLWGGEPVAGCFEVCAAFELDDGLLWLRLPVEPASNEGREAGEAGNEKEADGAGDYPDLSTIFAGAARMQRAIRDLVGLRARGADDMRPWLDHGAWPRGYHPLRRRATGRERFETATADYPFVPVAGDGVHEIAVGPIHAGVIEPGHFRFSVVGEKVLRLEERLGYAHRGVERLFERADALAGGRLAARIAGDSTVAFTWAYCMALEQALKVRVPDRALRLRALLLERERVANHLGDLGALGNDAGFAVGLAHFSRLKEDWLRLNDRIFGHRYLMDRIAPGGVERDVAADDAAAIVAQCDRIEGEVRTMQSIYDDQSGLQDRFAGTGRLTARTAAHFGVCGLVARASGQARDVRGDHRLAPYDAVPIDVVSDARGDVAARVAVRFAETYESMRAIRALLAGLPGDGIAAEVALAANVPGNPADAEGAEDAGDGRGAGSAADDARRRGIGWVEGWRGPVLVALELDARGAVARCHCHDPSWHNWPALEHAIIGNIVADFPLINKSFNLNYAGHDL comes from the coding sequence ATGCGAACCGACTCCTTCCAGATTCCCGGTCAGACGCGCGTGGCAAGCGCGGCAGGGCAGGCGCGCGTCGTGTTCGCGTCGGTCGACGCCGATGCGTGGACGCGCGCCGCCGAGACGATTTGCGAGGCCGGCGGGCGGCTCGTCACGCTGTGGGGCGGCGAGCCCGTCGCCGGATGCTTCGAGGTGTGCGCCGCGTTCGAGCTGGACGACGGGCTGTTGTGGTTGCGCCTGCCGGTCGAACCGGCGTCGAACGAAGGGCGGGAGGCAGGCGAAGCCGGCAATGAGAAAGAAGCCGACGGCGCGGGCGACTACCCGGATCTGTCGACGATCTTCGCCGGCGCGGCGCGAATGCAGCGGGCGATTCGCGATCTCGTCGGCCTGCGCGCGCGCGGCGCGGACGACATGCGGCCGTGGCTCGATCACGGTGCATGGCCGCGCGGCTACCATCCGCTGCGCCGGCGTGCGACGGGCCGCGAGCGCTTCGAGACCGCGACGGCCGACTATCCGTTCGTGCCGGTCGCGGGCGACGGCGTGCACGAGATCGCGGTCGGGCCGATTCATGCGGGCGTGATCGAGCCTGGGCATTTCCGCTTCTCGGTGGTCGGCGAAAAGGTGCTGCGGCTCGAGGAACGGCTCGGCTACGCGCATCGCGGCGTCGAGCGGCTCTTCGAGCGCGCGGATGCGCTCGCGGGCGGCCGGCTCGCCGCGCGCATCGCCGGCGATTCGACGGTCGCGTTCACATGGGCGTACTGCATGGCGCTCGAACAGGCGCTGAAGGTCCGCGTGCCGGACCGCGCGCTGCGGCTGCGCGCGCTGCTGCTCGAGCGCGAGCGCGTCGCCAACCATCTCGGCGATCTCGGCGCGCTCGGCAACGACGCGGGCTTTGCGGTCGGCCTCGCGCATTTCTCGCGGCTCAAGGAAGACTGGCTGCGCCTGAACGACCGGATCTTCGGGCATCGCTATCTGATGGATCGAATCGCGCCGGGCGGCGTCGAGCGCGACGTCGCGGCGGACGACGCCGCGGCGATCGTCGCGCAGTGCGACCGGATCGAGGGCGAAGTGCGCACGATGCAGTCGATCTACGACGATCAGTCCGGCCTGCAGGACCGCTTTGCCGGCACCGGGCGGCTCACCGCGCGGACGGCCGCGCACTTCGGCGTGTGCGGGCTCGTTGCGCGGGCGAGCGGGCAGGCGCGCGACGTGCGCGGCGACCACCGGCTCGCGCCGTACGACGCGGTGCCCATCGACGTCGTCAGCGACGCGCGCGGCGACGTCGCGGCGCGCGTTGCGGTGCGCTTCGCCGAAACGTACGAGTCGATGCGCGCGATTCGCGCGCTGCTCGCCGGCCTGCCGGGCGACGGAATTGCCGCCGAGGTCGCGCTCGCCGCGAACGTTCCGGGCAACCCGGCCGATGCGGAAGGCGCTGAAGATGCGGGAGACGGACGCGGTGCGGGAAGCGCAGCCGACGATGCGCGGCGGCGCGGCATCGGCTGGGTCGAAGGCTGGCGCGGGCCGGTGCTCGTCGCGCTCGAACTCGATGCGCGCGGCGCCGTCGCGCGCTGCCATTGCCACGATCCGTCATGGCACAACTGGCCCGCGCTCGAGCATGCGATCATCGGCAACATCGTGGCCGACTTCCCGTTGATCAACAAGTCGTTCAACCTGAACTACGCGGGGCACGACCTGTAA
- a CDS encoding NADH-quinone oxidoreductase subunit B family protein: MWQLIKQIARTGRPDEPAPMGEDAWQRDAQPIRQEILDILGRALCIRAVDAGSCNGCELELHALGNPYYNIEGLGIKFVASPRHADMLLITGPLTLNMRDAVRLAYDATPAPKLVVAAGDCACTGGVFAGSYAVCGPVETLVPVDIAIPGCPPRPLDLLRGIRSALERVRTDMR, translated from the coding sequence ATGTGGCAGCTCATCAAACAGATCGCACGCACCGGCCGGCCCGACGAGCCCGCGCCGATGGGCGAAGACGCATGGCAGCGGGATGCGCAGCCCATCCGGCAGGAGATTCTCGACATCCTCGGCCGCGCGCTGTGCATCCGCGCGGTTGATGCCGGCTCGTGCAACGGCTGCGAGCTCGAACTGCACGCGCTCGGCAATCCGTACTACAACATCGAAGGCCTCGGCATCAAGTTCGTCGCGAGCCCCCGGCACGCGGACATGCTGCTGATCACCGGGCCGCTCACGCTGAACATGCGCGACGCCGTGCGTCTCGCGTATGACGCGACGCCCGCGCCGAAGCTCGTCGTCGCGGCAGGCGATTGCGCATGCACGGGCGGCGTGTTCGCGGGCAGCTACGCGGTGTGCGGGCCCGTCGAGACGCTCGTGCCGGTCGACATCGCGATTCCGGGCTGCCCGCCGCGGCCGCTCGATCTGCTGCGCGGCATCCGCAGCGCGCTCGAACGCGTGCGCACGGACATGCGTTGA
- a CDS encoding universal stress protein, with amino-acid sequence MESTMPTDTSNPAPLSLPQRVLVATDASKASQRAVAYLKHVVPAGATVRFISVVDTPRAYTLPHTFAPSEFAAAHTELVNDASNALGDATVTFGRDDVTVETAIVDLAKKGGDVVDALLDETRDWQADLLVVGSHQYQGVLRWVDGSVSEPLLARTDCAILFVPPGVESATHAPKRVLLATDGSPIAARALRYGAQFATPDTHLRAIYVIDRAVRLTDFVPIHMLEDAFVEESEKALAVARQLLDEAPGQSSTAVVSTDLTSDDVAHTIVREADRWPADLLVMGTHGRRGVSRWLLGSVAQRVARLTQIPLLLVHGPNA; translated from the coding sequence ATGGAGTCGACGATGCCTACCGATACCTCGAATCCCGCCCCGCTGTCGCTGCCGCAGCGCGTTCTCGTCGCGACCGACGCGTCGAAGGCGTCGCAGCGCGCCGTCGCCTATCTGAAGCACGTGGTGCCCGCCGGCGCGACGGTGCGCTTCATCAGCGTCGTCGACACGCCGCGCGCGTACACGCTGCCGCATACGTTCGCGCCGTCCGAATTCGCCGCGGCGCACACCGAGCTCGTCAACGACGCGTCGAACGCGCTCGGCGACGCGACGGTCACTTTCGGCCGCGACGACGTCACCGTCGAAACGGCGATCGTCGATCTCGCGAAGAAAGGCGGCGACGTCGTCGACGCGCTTCTCGACGAGACGCGCGACTGGCAAGCCGATCTGCTCGTCGTCGGCTCGCATCAGTATCAGGGGGTGCTGCGCTGGGTCGACGGCAGCGTGTCCGAGCCGCTGCTCGCGAGGACGGATTGCGCGATTCTGTTCGTGCCGCCCGGCGTCGAATCGGCCACGCATGCGCCGAAGCGCGTGCTGCTCGCGACCGACGGCAGCCCGATCGCCGCGCGCGCGTTACGCTACGGCGCGCAATTCGCGACGCCCGACACGCATCTGCGCGCGATCTACGTGATCGACCGCGCGGTGCGGCTCACCGATTTCGTGCCGATCCACATGCTGGAGGACGCCTTTGTCGAGGAAAGCGAGAAGGCGCTCGCCGTCGCGCGCCAACTGCTCGACGAAGCGCCCGGCCAATCGAGCACCGCGGTGGTCAGCACCGACCTGACGAGCGACGACGTCGCGCACACGATCGTGCGCGAAGCCGACCGCTGGCCCGCGGATCTGCTCGTGATGGGCACGCACGGCCGGCGCGGCGTGTCGCGCTGGCTGCTCGGCAGCGTCGCGCAGCGCGTCGCGCGGCTCACGCAGATTCCGTTGCTGCTCGTGCACGGGCCGAACGCCTGA
- a CDS encoding hydroxyethylthiazole kinase encodes MKSVNWNTPLVRDEFAAVKHAAPFVYGLTNYVAANLSANVLLAVGAAPAIGAAADWPVRFGAGAGALWINTAALMSSGADTLRAAACAASEAGTRWVLDPVAVGAGAPEYDAIVRDLLALEPTVIRGNASELIALAGGAAAGKGVDTTASPESALAFIGDLARRSGAVVAVSGPTDYVTDGVETLAIAGGDARLTRVTGAGCALGALIAALLAQRGAPLAATAAAHAIYAIAAERAADARGTASFAVRFVDELSLLDPAE; translated from the coding sequence ATGAAATCGGTCAACTGGAACACGCCGCTCGTTCGCGACGAGTTCGCCGCCGTCAAGCACGCGGCGCCGTTCGTCTACGGGCTCACGAACTACGTCGCCGCGAACCTGAGCGCGAACGTGCTGCTCGCCGTCGGCGCGGCGCCCGCGATCGGAGCCGCGGCCGACTGGCCCGTGCGTTTCGGCGCCGGCGCGGGCGCGCTGTGGATCAACACGGCCGCGCTGATGAGCAGCGGCGCCGACACGCTGCGCGCGGCCGCGTGCGCCGCGTCGGAGGCAGGCACGCGCTGGGTGCTCGATCCGGTCGCGGTCGGCGCGGGCGCGCCCGAATACGACGCGATCGTACGCGATCTGCTCGCTCTCGAGCCGACCGTGATCCGCGGCAACGCAAGCGAGCTGATCGCGCTCGCGGGCGGCGCGGCGGCCGGCAAGGGCGTCGATACGACCGCGAGCCCGGAAAGCGCGCTCGCGTTCATCGGCGATCTCGCGCGGCGCAGCGGCGCTGTCGTCGCGGTGAGCGGCCCGACTGACTACGTGACGGACGGCGTCGAGACGCTCGCCATCGCGGGCGGCGATGCGCGCCTCACGCGCGTGACGGGCGCCGGATGCGCGCTCGGCGCGCTGATCGCGGCGCTGCTCGCGCAACGCGGCGCGCCGCTCGCCGCGACGGCTGCGGCGCACGCGATCTATGCGATTGCCGCCGAGCGCGCGGCGGATGCGCGCGGCACTGCATCGTTCGCCGTGCGCTTCGTCGACGAATTGTCGCTGCTCGATCCCGCGGAATGA
- a CDS encoding PadR family transcriptional regulator codes for MSLPHALLTSLAERPGSGSELTRRFDRSIGYFWHATHQQIYRELARLEDEGWVESTPVEQARGRKRAYRILPAGRKELKRWIAQHDNPKPVRDELMIRLRAEAVVGPTGLADEIRRRLELHRQKLALYREIEARDFTHGMDTKERRLQHLVLHAGIMQESQSIELMQQALDILSMPGERAKARRA; via the coding sequence ATGTCCCTGCCCCACGCGCTGCTCACGTCCCTCGCCGAACGCCCGGGCTCCGGCTCCGAGCTGACGCGCCGCTTCGATCGCTCGATCGGCTACTTCTGGCACGCGACCCATCAACAGATCTACCGCGAGCTCGCACGGCTCGAAGACGAAGGCTGGGTCGAATCGACGCCCGTCGAGCAGGCGCGCGGGCGCAAGCGCGCGTACCGGATCCTGCCCGCGGGCCGCAAGGAGCTGAAGCGCTGGATCGCGCAGCACGACAATCCGAAGCCGGTGCGCGACGAGCTGATGATCCGGCTGCGCGCGGAAGCGGTCGTCGGGCCGACCGGGCTCGCCGACGAAATCCGGCGGCGGCTCGAGCTGCACCGGCAGAAGCTCGCGCTGTACCGCGAGATCGAGGCGCGCGATTTCACGCACGGCATGGACACGAAGGAGCGGCGCTTGCAGCATCTCGTGCTGCACGCGGGCATCATGCAGGAAAGCCAGAGCATCGAGCTGATGCAGCAGGCGCTCGACATTCTGTCGATGCCCGGCGAACGAGCGAAGGCGCGCCGCGCGTGA
- a CDS encoding NADPH-dependent 2,4-dienoyl-CoA reductase, with protein sequence MTFYPHLTAPLELGFTSLKNRVLMGSMHVGLEEAPNGFERMAAFYAERARGEAGLIVTGGIAPNERGRMTPGGSMLATEEEAERHRIVTRAVHDADGKIAMQILHFGRYAHHPALVAPSALKAPINAFTPHALSASEVGATIDDFARCAALAQYAGYDGVEIMGSEGYLINEFIAARTNHRDDEWGGAYENRIRFPVEIVRRVRERVGANFIVIYRLSMLDLVEGGSTLDEVIRLAQAIEAAGATILNTGIGWHEARIPTIATKVPRAAYAWVTKRLVGHVGIPLVATNRINTPELAEQLLADGYCDMVSMARPFLADAQFVRKAREGRADEINTCIGCNQACLDHIFSGKITSCLVNPRACHETELVIEPAERRKRIAVVGAGPAGLSFAVTAAGRGHRVELFEASPEIGGQFNIAKKVPGKEEFHETLRYFRRQIELRGVTLHLSTRADVARLAGGGFDEIVLATGVTPRVPDIDGIDHARVLGYLDVLRDGKPVGASVAVIGAGGIGFDVSEYLTQAGESASVAPAKFYAEWGVDIGHDARGGVRLPHVDAAPRDVHLLQRKASKVGDGLGKTTGWIHRTSLKARRVAMSSNVSYERIDDAGLHVRIDGEPRTLPVDSVVVCAGQEPQRELYDGLRAAGCSVHLIGGAHVAAELDAKRAILQGTTLAASI encoded by the coding sequence ATGACCTTTTATCCCCACCTGACGGCTCCGCTGGAGCTCGGTTTCACATCGCTGAAGAACCGCGTGCTGATGGGCTCGATGCACGTCGGGCTCGAGGAGGCCCCGAACGGCTTCGAGCGGATGGCCGCGTTCTACGCGGAACGCGCGCGCGGCGAGGCCGGGCTCATCGTCACGGGCGGCATCGCGCCGAACGAGCGCGGCCGGATGACGCCCGGCGGCTCGATGCTCGCGACCGAGGAGGAGGCCGAGCGCCATCGGATCGTCACGCGCGCGGTGCACGACGCGGACGGCAAGATCGCGATGCAGATCCTGCATTTCGGCCGCTACGCGCATCACCCGGCGCTCGTCGCGCCTAGCGCGCTGAAGGCGCCGATCAATGCGTTCACGCCGCATGCGCTGTCGGCGAGCGAAGTCGGCGCGACGATCGACGACTTCGCTCGCTGCGCGGCGCTCGCGCAGTACGCGGGCTACGACGGCGTCGAGATCATGGGTTCCGAAGGCTATCTGATCAACGAGTTCATTGCCGCGCGCACGAATCATCGCGACGACGAATGGGGCGGCGCGTACGAAAACCGCATCCGCTTTCCGGTCGAAATCGTGCGGCGCGTGCGCGAGCGGGTCGGCGCGAACTTCATCGTCATTTATCGGCTGTCGATGCTCGATCTCGTCGAAGGCGGCTCGACGCTCGACGAGGTGATCCGCCTCGCGCAGGCGATCGAGGCGGCCGGCGCGACGATCCTGAACACCGGGATCGGCTGGCACGAGGCGCGCATCCCGACGATCGCAACGAAGGTGCCGCGCGCCGCGTACGCGTGGGTGACGAAGCGGCTCGTCGGCCATGTCGGTATTCCGCTCGTCGCGACGAACCGGATCAACACGCCCGAGCTCGCCGAGCAACTGCTCGCCGACGGCTATTGCGACATGGTGTCGATGGCGCGGCCGTTCCTAGCCGATGCGCAGTTCGTGCGCAAGGCGCGCGAAGGGCGCGCGGACGAGATCAACACCTGCATCGGCTGCAACCAGGCGTGCCTCGATCACATCTTCAGCGGCAAGATCACGTCATGCCTCGTCAACCCGCGCGCATGCCACGAGACCGAGCTCGTGATCGAGCCGGCCGAGCGGCGCAAGCGGATCGCGGTCGTCGGCGCGGGCCCGGCGGGCCTGAGCTTCGCCGTCACGGCCGCCGGGCGCGGGCATCGAGTCGAACTGTTCGAGGCGTCGCCGGAAATCGGCGGGCAGTTCAACATCGCGAAGAAGGTGCCCGGCAAGGAGGAATTTCACGAGACGCTGCGCTATTTCCGCCGGCAGATCGAGCTGCGCGGCGTGACGCTGCACCTGAGCACGCGGGCGGACGTCGCGCGGCTCGCGGGCGGCGGCTTCGACGAAATCGTGCTCGCGACGGGCGTGACGCCGCGCGTGCCCGACATCGACGGCATCGATCACGCGCGCGTGCTCGGCTATCTCGACGTGCTGCGCGACGGCAAGCCGGTCGGCGCGAGCGTCGCCGTGATCGGCGCGGGCGGGATCGGCTTCGACGTCAGCGAATATCTGACGCAGGCGGGCGAGAGCGCGAGCGTCGCGCCGGCGAAGTTCTATGCCGAATGGGGCGTGGACATCGGGCACGACGCGCGCGGCGGCGTGCGCCTGCCGCACGTCGACGCCGCGCCGCGCGACGTGCATCTGCTGCAGCGCAAGGCGTCGAAGGTGGGCGACGGGCTCGGCAAGACGACGGGCTGGATTCATCGGACGTCGCTGAAGGCGCGGCGCGTCGCGATGTCGTCGAACGTGTCGTACGAGCGGATCGACGACGCCGGGCTGCACGTGCGCATCGACGGCGAGCCGCGGACGCTCCCGGTCGACAGCGTCGTCGTCTGCGCGGGCCAGGAGCCGCAGCGCGAGCTATACGACGGCCTGCGCGCGGCCGGCTGCTCGGTGCATCTGATCGGCGGCGCGCACGTCGCCGCGGAGCTCGACGCGAAGCGCGCGATCCTGCAGGGGACGACGCTCGCCGCGTCGATCTGA
- a CDS encoding nuclear transport factor 2 family protein, which yields MTSIPATVQPAVRQSLERWHAMVAARDMTALADIADPNAVFRSPIAHSAYAGAPALVLAIGTVVNVFNDFVYHRQLVTDDGLSVVLEFSARVGDKQLKGIDLIRFDEAGKIVEFEVMVRPASGLQALGAEMGARIGARLPEFKANV from the coding sequence ATGACTTCGATTCCCGCCACCGTGCAGCCGGCCGTGCGGCAGTCGCTCGAGCGCTGGCACGCGATGGTCGCCGCGCGCGACATGACGGCGCTCGCCGACATCGCCGATCCGAACGCGGTGTTCCGTTCGCCGATCGCGCATTCGGCCTACGCGGGCGCGCCCGCGCTCGTGCTCGCGATCGGCACGGTCGTCAACGTGTTCAACGATTTCGTCTATCACCGCCAGCTCGTGACCGACGACGGCCTGAGCGTCGTGCTCGAATTCAGCGCGCGGGTGGGCGACAAGCAGTTGAAGGGCATCGACCTGATCCGCTTCGACGAGGCCGGCAAGATCGTCGAGTTCGAGGTGATGGTGCGCCCGGCAAGCGGCCTGCAGGCGCTCGGCGCCGAAATGGGCGCGCGCATCGGCGCGCGCCTGCCCGAATTCAAAGCGAATGTGTAA
- a CDS encoding helix-turn-helix transcriptional regulator, whose amino-acid sequence MTCFVDQLKLIFDHYPGLWGCQDSESRFIHVNDAFAKVVGVRDPRELENKSAFDLPCGSSNCAAQFQAQDREVRETGRAIKVLDIHPYASGVWMAFVFTKIPLVDRNEEIVGTIFHATELSQIDMITLGRVIGDSYAGKRIGGPVEQGSYRIDSPKDARELTERERQVLFFLARNKTAKDIANILGLSARTIEQYMENLRCKFSASSKNELIDLAAGAGYCNRIPQSLLRNQLSVVLERGEPQMRDDACPPALIAML is encoded by the coding sequence ATGACCTGCTTCGTTGACCAATTGAAGTTGATTTTCGATCATTATCCGGGCCTCTGGGGCTGCCAGGACAGCGAGTCACGATTCATTCATGTCAACGATGCGTTCGCGAAAGTGGTCGGCGTGCGCGATCCGCGCGAGCTCGAGAACAAATCAGCGTTCGATCTGCCATGCGGATCGTCGAATTGTGCGGCCCAATTCCAGGCCCAGGACCGCGAGGTGCGCGAAACCGGCCGGGCGATCAAGGTGCTCGACATCCATCCGTACGCATCGGGTGTCTGGATGGCGTTCGTCTTCACGAAGATTCCGCTCGTCGACCGGAACGAGGAGATCGTCGGCACGATCTTCCATGCGACGGAGCTGTCGCAGATCGACATGATCACGCTCGGCCGCGTGATCGGCGATTCGTACGCGGGCAAGCGGATCGGCGGTCCCGTCGAGCAAGGCTCGTACCGGATCGATTCGCCGAAGGACGCGCGCGAGCTGACCGAGCGCGAGCGGCAGGTGTTGTTCTTCCTCGCGCGCAACAAGACGGCGAAGGACATTGCGAACATTCTCGGGCTGTCGGCGCGCACGATCGAGCAATACATGGAAAACCTGCGCTGCAAGTTCTCCGCGTCGAGCAAGAACGAATTGATCGATCTCGCCGCGGGCGCGGGCTATTGCAACCGGATTCCGCAGTCGCTGCTGCGCAACCAGCTATCGGTCGTGCTGGAACGCGGAGAGCCGCAGATGCGCGACGATGCGTGCCCGCCTGCGCTCATCGCGATGCTTTAG
- a CDS encoding DUF6687 family protein — protein MTTLLPLHDGDHAVQFDDDVAARLDGFELRLLAGRIVAIRDNRFIDLQNLIAGDGALTHDGNPYDLRRSNLGTLHYDFGGHGELALRDAATDAARLAAALAHPGGFERPSSTAAPQPRTDAVRLSPGCRLAFLPFEHARDVPNISADATHNAATRLTLSHWPANRTPARYKANLSTESVLRFAPEMTDDPDVRHVTTDHFDLDGLASVYGLVAPDHALRHHALLVDVARFGDFARGRSDAARRLAFALNAIVAHTSREIGTPGDEGTRIARIFRAMLPALRDLLDAPSPPDELWRAADRHHAATEALLDHPDATLEQHPALDLAVFRLPDARAPRGCASQRYFGLSPIAFHNRTPLSTLAIVAHGDVVVHQRYEGWVERVSAAPRPRRDLSILARALQAAEPHACRWRYDGVQHIMPRLGHDGARSSGIPADAIVSELKRLLAVAPAAWEPTPEAGRRDNASFACAAGGALG, from the coding sequence ATGACCACCCTGCTTCCCCTCCACGACGGCGATCACGCCGTGCAGTTCGACGACGACGTCGCGGCCCGGCTCGACGGCTTCGAGCTGCGGCTGCTCGCGGGCCGCATCGTCGCGATCCGCGACAATCGGTTCATCGACCTGCAAAATCTGATCGCGGGCGACGGTGCGCTCACGCACGACGGCAATCCTTACGACCTGCGGCGCAGCAATCTCGGCACGCTCCACTACGATTTCGGCGGTCATGGCGAACTCGCGCTGCGCGACGCCGCGACCGACGCCGCCCGCCTCGCCGCCGCGCTCGCGCACCCGGGCGGGTTCGAGCGGCCGTCGTCGACGGCCGCGCCGCAGCCGCGAACGGACGCCGTCCGCCTTTCGCCCGGCTGCCGGCTCGCGTTCCTGCCGTTCGAGCATGCGCGCGACGTGCCGAACATCTCGGCGGACGCGACGCACAACGCGGCCACGCGGCTCACGCTGTCGCACTGGCCGGCGAACCGCACGCCCGCGCGCTACAAGGCGAACCTGTCGACCGAGAGCGTGCTGCGCTTCGCGCCCGAGATGACCGACGATCCCGACGTGCGCCATGTGACGACCGATCACTTCGATCTCGACGGGCTCGCGTCGGTATACGGCCTCGTCGCGCCCGACCATGCGCTGCGCCACCACGCGCTGCTTGTCGATGTCGCGCGCTTCGGCGATTTCGCGCGCGGCCGCTCGGATGCGGCGCGGCGGCTCGCGTTCGCGCTGAACGCCATCGTCGCGCACACGTCGCGCGAGATCGGCACGCCCGGCGACGAGGGCACGCGCATCGCGCGGATCTTCCGTGCGATGCTACCCGCGCTGCGCGACCTGCTCGACGCGCCGTCGCCGCCCGACGAGCTGTGGCGCGCCGCCGATCGGCACCATGCGGCGACGGAAGCGCTGCTCGACCACCCCGACGCGACGCTCGAGCAGCATCCGGCGCTCGATCTCGCGGTGTTTCGCCTGCCCGACGCCCGCGCGCCGCGCGGATGCGCGTCGCAGCGCTATTTCGGCCTGTCGCCGATCGCCTTTCACAACCGCACGCCGCTGTCGACGCTCGCGATCGTCGCGCACGGCGACGTCGTCGTGCATCAGCGCTACGAGGGTTGGGTCGAGCGCGTGTCGGCGGCGCCCCGGCCGCGGCGCGACCTGTCGATCCTCGCGCGCGCGCTGCAGGCGGCCGAGCCGCACGCGTGCCGCTGGCGGTACGACGGCGTGCAGCACATCATGCCGAGGCTCGGCCACGACGGCGCGCGATCGAGCGGCATACCGGCGGATGCGATCGTGAGCGAGCTGAAGCGGCTGCTCGCGGTCGCGCCCGCCGCCTGGGAGCCGACGCCCGAGGCCGGGCGGCGCGACAATGCGTCGTTCGCTTGCGCCGCGGGCGGCGCGCTCGGCTAG